In the Phycisphaerales bacterium genome, CCGAAGTAGGTTGACCATGCGGCAAGTGTGTTCACGATCCCAACAACCAGGAGATAGTCACCCACTTCACCACGTGAGAACAGTTGCTCCGCAAACCAGATAAAGAACAGCCATAAGAGAGCGGAAAGCCAACAGGCGCCGATACCGAGCCACATCAAGCTCGACAAAATGCCTCGATCGAGCACTAAAACACAGAGAAAAGCCAGGCTAGCGGCAATGAAGATCGTCACACACGAGCCTATGAGTTGTAGGCCCGCACTAGACCAATCACCCGCAAGAATACCCACAATGCCAATCGCCGCGCCAGCAATAGCGGATCCAACAACAATCCATAACGTCACGTTGCGCATCTCAACACCTAATCTTTTAAGAAGTTGACCGAGCTAATCTTCAGGGGCGTTATTTTCTACACGCTTACGAAACTCGGCTTCGAGTGATTTCGTAATAGGGCCAACTTGACCTGCCCCAATTTCTTGATCATCAAGATGTGTTACCCCAATGATCTCACATGCGGTGCCGGTGAGAAAAACCTCATCGGCTTCAAGAATGTGTTGTGGGTACATCATCCGTTCTTCCACCTCAAAACCGATTGCTGGTGCAAGTTCTTCCATGACATACTGTCGCGTAATGCCATGAAGGATTCCCGCTTCAGTGGATGGCGTAAGAATTGCTTTATCTTTTACAATGAAAATATTATCGCCGGTGCCCTCAGAAATATGCCCATCATTATTGAGCATGATTGCCTCTAAAACACCTTGATCGATTGCCTCCACCTTGGCCATGATATTGTTCAAGTAGTTGAGGCTCTTAATAGATGGATCTAAGCAATTGATTGGAAATCGACGACGCTCCGCCATGACAACTCGCAAGCCGGTCTCATACATCTCAGCTGGATAGAGCTGAATACTGTCAGAAATGATGAAGACGGTCGGCTTATCACAAAGAAATGGATTGAGGCCAAGTCCACCAACGCCACGTGTAAAGACCAGTCGGATATAGCCGTTGGCAATTTCGTTCACCACAACCGATTCACGACAGGCTGCTTCAATTTCATCGATCGTATAAGGCGATTTTAGTCGCAGAAGCTCTGCTGAACGAAACATACGCTCCAGGTGTGTGCGCAGTTTAAAAATTCGACCGTTATAAATCCGAATACCCTCGAAGCAGCCATCGCCATACAGCAGTCCATGATCAAAGACAGAAACCACTGCCTTCTCATGGTCTAAAAACTCGCCATCAAGCCAGATCTTCAAGCTTGACTTTGCGTTGTGCCCTTTTGACAAGGTCGCGGCTGGAGATTCTGAGCCAGCATTGTTCATGGTGTTATCGCTGTGAGAGGACATAGTCGTGGATCGCCTTAACAACTCCGTGGTGTGCTCTAGATGGTACCTCAGCATTCGCAAGAACGCGCACCGCATGTATTCCATCAGCCATAGCGACGCTGAAACCTGCCCAATCCATCATGCCTTGGTCGTTGGCATGACCGCCAATTGCCATCACCTCATCTCGGTGTAAACCCAGCCTGCCAGCGATACGTTGGAGTGCAATTCCCTTATCTGCGAGCGGATGAACCATCTGAATCGTTGTGGGATCATCAAGAAACATACCGACCATTCGAGTCTTCCAAAATCGTTCTGAAATAATCTCTGCTAGATGCTGCATTCGCCCTTCAGCTCCGAGCACCGTGAGCCGTGTAATTGGGCTCTTGAAAATCGTCTCAAAAGAACTGACATGTTCTGGCAGCACCGCTAAACGGCCGGGTGAAAGCATTTCGGCATCAATAAGATCGGCGTAACTGCGATTAAGCACATCCACGCATGCAATTACACCACGATCTTCTTTGCGAACATCTTCGAGAATTTGAGCCGCAATGTGGCCATGGAGTGGTTCATGATATTGCGGCTCATCGCGCTTCATGCTCCAGATGACTGCCCCGTTGCAAGCGATGACAACTGATTGCAGTCCAGCTGACTCAAGCACCCAACGTGCTGCTTGTGGTGATCGCGAGGTGGCTGCTACCACCAGACAACCGGCATATTCCGCTTCTCGCAGTGCTGCGATGGTCTCCTTCGACACCGTTCCATCTTCACCAAGTAGACCCACATTGAGCGGTATAGCCAATAACTTAATAGGCCGTGTGGGCATGGTTGAGCTGGTGGGGTACCCCGAACCATCTGGTGAGGAAACAGAAATTCCTACTCTTTTCTCCTCAGGTAGCTTTCGAGCTGCATTAACCACTGCTTCCTTGAGATGAGGAAAAACAAATTGATACCCACTACGCTCCGCACGTGCTGGAAAAACCCGCTGGCTTTCAAAGACATGATTCGCAACCTCACCCATCAGAACACGAAGAACAATTCGTGGCATTGGGAAGAGCGCGGGGCGGTGAAGCGCCTTCGCCAAGCACTGGGTAAAATACTTATTGGTCGCAGGATTTGGCGCGGTTGCATTAATAGCGCCATACAGTGTGCTATCACTGAGCGCCATATCAAAGAGACCGACAAGATCTTTATGATGAATCCATGACATGAACTGCCTACCAAGGCCGAGTGTTCCGCCCAGGCCAAGTTTAAACGGCAGTAGCATTTTTCCAAGCACGCCACCCTTGCGATCAAGAACAGGTCCAATTCTCAAGAGAACAACACGTGTTGCTGCATCTGTGCGGGTTGCCTCACGCTCCCAACTGGAGGTGAGCTCTGGTAGAAAACCTTTTCCAACAGGCGCACGCTCATCAATAATGGCATCGCCCGTTGGTCCGTAATAACCGATCGCAGATGCGCTCACGAGAACACTGGGGCGAGAAGATGCTGATTCAATCGCATCAACAATTGCTGCTGTGGAATCTATACGCGAACGAAAAAGTTCACTCTTGTATTTCTTTGTCCAACGCCCCGTAATGTTGGCACCAGCAAGATGAATAACGGCATCACAACCTGAAACCAACTCTTTCCAGGCACCACTGTTGGTCACAGACCCTTCAATGAGGGTAAGCGCTGAAGCATTATCGACTTGCAGGGCTTTTCGCGCACGACCCTCATTACGCGTCAGCGCCAAGATCTGATCGCCTCGTTCAAGACGATCACGAATCACACGCTGCCCAATGAGCCCAGTTCCACCAGTAATGAATATTCGCATCACGTTGCATCATACTCCTCTAGACGGAGGAGTCACATAATCTTTATGCAAAGGCAAGGCTCTTGGCCTGCTCCAAGACCTGATCGAGCATGGCAGGGGTTAGCCGGCCTGTAAATGTATTCTGCTGACTTACGTGGTAGCACCCCAGGAGCGTGAGATCCCCCACTGAGACCTCAACGCCATGACCGAATTTGGGCGATGGCTTGGGAACATCAAATTCCTGACTTCGGCACCACCGGAGCATGGTGTTGAATGCAATTCCCCCGAGACAAAGGACCACCCGCGGCGCCAGAATTGAAATCTCTTCTGATAAATAATCTTGACAAGCAACCAGTTG is a window encoding:
- a CDS encoding TIGR01777 family oxidoreductase, translated to MRIFITGGTGLIGQRVIRDRLERGDQILALTRNEGRARKALQVDNASALTLIEGSVTNSGAWKELVSGCDAVIHLAGANITGRWTKKYKSELFRSRIDSTAAIVDAIESASSRPSVLVSASAIGYYGPTGDAIIDERAPVGKGFLPELTSSWEREATRTDAATRVVLLRIGPVLDRKGGVLGKMLLPFKLGLGGTLGLGRQFMSWIHHKDLVGLFDMALSDSTLYGAINATAPNPATNKYFTQCLAKALHRPALFPMPRIVLRVLMGEVANHVFESQRVFPARAERSGYQFVFPHLKEAVVNAARKLPEEKRVGISVSSPDGSGYPTSSTMPTRPIKLLAIPLNVGLLGEDGTVSKETIAALREAEYAGCLVVAATSRSPQAARWVLESAGLQSVVIACNGAVIWSMKRDEPQYHEPLHGHIAAQILEDVRKEDRGVIACVDVLNRSYADLIDAEMLSPGRLAVLPEHVSSFETIFKSPITRLTVLGAEGRMQHLAEIISERFWKTRMVGMFLDDPTTIQMVHPLADKGIALQRIAGRLGLHRDEVMAIGGHANDQGMMDWAGFSVAMADGIHAVRVLANAEVPSRAHHGVVKAIHDYVLSQR
- the ilvE gene encoding branched-chain-amino-acid transaminase encodes the protein MSSHSDNTMNNAGSESPAATLSKGHNAKSSLKIWLDGEFLDHEKAVVSVFDHGLLYGDGCFEGIRIYNGRIFKLRTHLERMFRSAELLRLKSPYTIDEIEAACRESVVVNEIANGYIRLVFTRGVGGLGLNPFLCDKPTVFIISDSIQLYPAEMYETGLRVVMAERRRFPINCLDPSIKSLNYLNNIMAKVEAIDQGVLEAIMLNNDGHISEGTGDNIFIVKDKAILTPSTEAGILHGITRQYVMEELAPAIGFEVEERMMYPQHILEADEVFLTGTACEIIGVTHLDDQEIGAGQVGPITKSLEAEFRKRVENNAPED